In one Chlamydia sp. BM-2023 genomic region, the following are encoded:
- a CDS encoding DUF1207 domain-containing protein, whose translation MGKLLRYSCCLCSSIFVCYFSFCLPVEAKSSGNCPDCKSFSKEVTRSDQLPENIQGSENSCYLTGYVQSLVDMHFLDSRVQVVVEDGVAYLFSLPVDTVVSTAIIDFIRDLPFISSVEVCDCSYQECCKRSAYRNGCPALPKQKALGTEIVFGKEGLWLPQNTILFAPLIADPRQVTNSAGIRFNEKVIGNRVGSAIFGGDFILLRLFDVTPLHGDLDIGIQGGVFSVFDLDHPDSCMVNSDFFVAGLLGFAVDKWSLRFRLWHLSSHLGDEFLLTHPNFPRFNLSDEGVDLFVSLRYNAQIRVYGGLGYIVSRDLTFPERPLYIEAGAELRPFGLREGNLHAQPIFAMHFRFWEEQKFGIDQTYIVGMEWSKFRDVGRKIRAFVEYHQGFSKEGQFVREPCNYYGFRLTYGF comes from the coding sequence ATGGGAAAACTGTTACGCTATAGCTGTTGTTTATGCAGCTCAATATTTGTTTGCTATTTTTCGTTTTGCTTGCCTGTTGAGGCTAAATCATCTGGGAATTGTCCAGATTGTAAAAGTTTTAGTAAGGAAGTAACTCGGTCAGATCAACTACCCGAAAATATTCAAGGGTCCGAAAATAGCTGCTATCTTACGGGATATGTACAATCTCTCGTAGATATGCATTTTTTGGATAGCCGTGTTCAGGTTGTTGTTGAAGATGGTGTTGCCTATCTATTTTCTCTCCCTGTTGATACTGTGGTATCCACAGCAATTATTGATTTCATTAGGGATCTACCTTTTATTTCTTCTGTGGAGGTTTGCGACTGCTCTTATCAAGAATGTTGCAAGCGCAGTGCCTATCGCAATGGCTGCCCTGCATTGCCAAAACAAAAAGCTCTGGGAACAGAGATTGTTTTTGGTAAGGAGGGTCTCTGGTTGCCGCAAAATACCATACTGTTTGCTCCTTTGATAGCAGATCCTCGTCAGGTAACAAACAGTGCTGGAATTCGATTTAATGAGAAGGTCATAGGAAATCGTGTAGGATCTGCGATTTTCGGTGGCGACTTTATCCTCCTTCGTCTTTTTGATGTCACCCCTTTGCACGGGGATTTAGATATAGGCATTCAAGGGGGAGTATTCTCAGTTTTTGATTTAGACCATCCCGATTCTTGCATGGTAAATTCCGACTTTTTCGTTGCAGGTTTGTTGGGATTCGCCGTGGATAAGTGGAGCTTACGCTTCCGTCTTTGGCATTTATCCTCACATTTAGGAGATGAGTTTCTTTTAACTCATCCGAACTTCCCCAGGTTTAACCTTAGTGATGAAGGTGTCGACCTGTTCGTATCCTTGCGTTATAACGCGCAGATTCGCGTTTATGGTGGTTTAGGCTATATTGTTAGTAGGGATTTAACGTTTCCTGAACGCCCCTTGTATATAGAAGCAGGAGCGGAGCTCCGGCCTTTTGGACTGCGCGAGGGAAATCTACATGCTCAACCGATTTTTGCTATGCACTTTCGTTTTTGGGAAGAGCAGAAGTTTGGTATAGATCAAACTTATATTGTCGGAATGGAATGGTCAAAATTCCGAGATGTGGGGAGAAAAATACGCGCGTTTGTTGAGTATCATCAAGGGTTTTCTAAAGAAGGCCAGTTTGTACGCGAGCCGTGTAATTACTACGGCTTTCGCCTAACCTACGGATTCTAA